A genomic segment from Nocardiopsis sp. Huas11 encodes:
- a CDS encoding MetQ/NlpA family ABC transporter substrate-binding protein has product MIRSASTRAAGVAATVTAAALLLSACGSPSERGEGGGADEEGLTTLRIGATPVPHAEILEFVDENLAADAGLSVEVVEYTDYNQPNAALAEGELDANYYQTVPFLEEYLEGNPDADLSWVSDVHVEAFGIYADEVDDLADLPEGAQIGVPNDAANMARALDLLAAEDVITLSEDAGGTPSVDDIEDSPLGVSVTPVEAAQLPRSLEDLDAAVVNGNYALEAGLPESANALAWESSEDNPYANGLVVRSEDAGSEDLATLDELLHSDEVRDFMEERWQGIVIPAEGTPSE; this is encoded by the coding sequence ATGATCAGGAGCGCGAGTACACGTGCGGCCGGGGTCGCGGCGACCGTCACGGCGGCGGCCCTGCTGCTGTCGGCGTGCGGAAGCCCCAGCGAGCGCGGCGAGGGCGGCGGCGCCGACGAGGAGGGCCTGACCACGCTGCGCATCGGGGCCACGCCGGTGCCGCACGCCGAGATCCTGGAGTTCGTCGACGAGAACCTCGCCGCGGACGCGGGCCTGTCCGTCGAGGTGGTGGAGTACACCGACTACAACCAGCCCAACGCGGCCCTGGCCGAGGGCGAGCTGGACGCCAACTACTACCAGACGGTGCCGTTCCTGGAGGAGTACCTCGAGGGCAACCCCGACGCGGACCTGTCGTGGGTGTCGGACGTGCACGTCGAGGCGTTCGGGATCTACGCCGACGAGGTCGACGACCTGGCCGACCTGCCGGAGGGCGCCCAGATCGGGGTGCCCAACGACGCCGCCAACATGGCCCGCGCGCTGGACCTGCTCGCGGCGGAGGACGTGATCACCCTGTCCGAGGACGCCGGCGGCACGCCCTCGGTCGACGACATCGAGGACAGCCCGCTCGGCGTCTCGGTCACCCCGGTCGAGGCGGCGCAGCTGCCGCGGTCGCTGGAGGACCTGGACGCGGCCGTGGTCAACGGCAACTACGCCCTCGAGGCGGGCCTGCCCGAGAGCGCCAACGCCCTGGCCTGGGAGAGCAGCGAGGACAACCCGTACGCCAACGGGCTCGTGGTGCGTTCGGAGGACGCCGGTTCCGAGGACCTGGCGACCCTGGACGAGCTGCTGCACAGCGACGAGGTGCGCGACTTCATGGAGGAGCGCTGGCAGGGCATCGTCATCCCGGCCGAGGGCACGCCCTCGGAGTGA
- a CDS encoding LacI family DNA-binding transcriptional regulator produces MAKSGDGRRRPTLEMVAERAGVGRGTVSRVINGSAQVSPRTREAVHNAITELGYSPNQAARTLVTRRTDTIALVVSEPRDLLFTDPFFADIIRGVSSVLHERDLQLMLTTARTDTEHKRIGDYLGGSHVDGALLVSMHRDDPLPTRLAEAGVPVVHGGRPHSPAEPTPYLVDIDNVGGARLATRHLVDSGRRRVATITGPMDMNAGLERLRGYQEILGESGIGVDERLVAQGDFTAESGAEAMERLLDAGGAPDAVFVASDLMALGALRVLRQREVRVPDDVAVVGFDDSVMAQHSEPSLTTVHQPTVRMGQEMARLLVDVAIPGGAEAETVVLDTHLVMRDSG; encoded by the coding sequence GTGGCCAAGAGCGGTGATGGTCGGCGTCGCCCGACCCTGGAGATGGTGGCCGAACGCGCGGGCGTGGGCCGAGGAACCGTCTCCCGGGTGATCAACGGGTCGGCCCAGGTCAGCCCCCGTACCCGCGAAGCCGTGCACAACGCCATCACGGAACTCGGCTACAGCCCCAACCAGGCGGCCCGGACCCTGGTCACCCGGCGCACCGACACGATCGCCCTGGTGGTGTCCGAGCCCCGGGACCTGCTGTTCACCGACCCCTTCTTCGCCGACATCATCCGCGGCGTCAGCTCGGTCCTGCACGAGCGCGACCTGCAGCTCATGCTCACCACGGCCCGCACCGACACCGAGCACAAGCGGATCGGCGACTACCTCGGCGGCTCCCACGTGGACGGCGCGCTGCTGGTGTCGATGCACCGCGACGACCCGCTGCCGACCCGGCTCGCCGAGGCGGGCGTCCCCGTCGTCCACGGCGGCCGACCGCACTCGCCGGCCGAACCCACGCCCTACCTGGTCGACATCGACAACGTCGGCGGCGCGCGGCTGGCCACCAGACACCTGGTGGACTCCGGGCGGCGCCGGGTGGCCACGATCACCGGCCCCATGGACATGAACGCCGGCCTGGAGCGCCTGCGCGGGTACCAGGAGATCCTGGGCGAGAGCGGGATCGGGGTCGACGAGCGCCTCGTCGCCCAGGGCGACTTCACCGCCGAGAGCGGCGCCGAGGCGATGGAACGCCTGCTCGACGCCGGGGGAGCGCCCGACGCCGTCTTCGTGGCCTCGGACCTGATGGCGCTGGGCGCGCTGCGCGTGCTGCGCCAGCGGGAGGTGCGGGTGCCCGACGACGTCGCGGTGGTCGGCTTCGACGACTCGGTCATGGCCCAGCACAGCGAGCCCTCGCTCACCACCGTCCACCAGCCCACCGTCCGGATGGGGCAGGAGATGGCCCGACTGCTCGTGGACGTGGCGATCCCGGGCGGCGCCGAGGCCGAGACGGTCGTGCTCGACACCCACCTGGTGATGCGCGACTCCGGATAG
- a CDS encoding D-alanyl-D-alanine carboxypeptidase family protein — MLPLGAAVALALTSAAPGAADPEAVPESEPGDVRVELAQVRSEMESLRRTATERIERYRTESTRLAELTEAREAAEERADGAEGHRARTRTAAAQHAATAYMGGDLGMVQAWTGPNGPNELLERGAYLTLLGEHRSADVDRAEAARVATSTLAEVAETVEEEQAEATEAARTAREEAEAAVAEQEGYVRTLVEEQTRLEARLAEERDTDTEEDRREEALANARTAAALPETRARGASDAPASDDHGCTAGGSLAGHGNGRIPEGLLCPLPQPGERLRADAAQAFIELDGAFRSEFGRQMCVADSYRPYHEQVRLFEEMLPGMAAKPGTSQHGLGVAVDLCGGVHQVGTPEHEWMLDTGPDYGWDNPDWARGGFEPWHWEFTG, encoded by the coding sequence GTGCTTCCGCTCGGCGCCGCCGTCGCCCTGGCGCTGACGTCGGCCGCCCCGGGCGCGGCCGACCCGGAGGCGGTACCGGAGTCCGAGCCCGGCGACGTGCGCGTGGAACTGGCACAGGTGCGCTCGGAGATGGAGTCCCTGCGCCGGACCGCGACGGAGCGGATCGAGCGGTACCGGACGGAGAGCACCCGGCTGGCGGAGCTGACGGAGGCGCGCGAGGCCGCCGAGGAGCGGGCCGACGGCGCCGAGGGGCACCGCGCCCGGACGCGCACGGCCGCCGCCCAGCACGCCGCCACGGCCTACATGGGCGGCGACCTGGGCATGGTCCAGGCCTGGACCGGCCCGAACGGGCCGAACGAGCTCCTCGAACGCGGCGCCTACCTGACACTGCTCGGCGAGCACAGGTCCGCCGACGTGGACCGGGCCGAGGCCGCGCGCGTCGCCACGAGCACCCTCGCCGAGGTCGCCGAGACCGTGGAGGAGGAGCAGGCGGAGGCCACCGAGGCGGCGCGCACGGCCCGGGAGGAGGCCGAGGCCGCCGTCGCGGAGCAGGAGGGGTATGTCCGCACGCTGGTGGAGGAGCAGACCCGCCTGGAGGCGCGGCTCGCCGAGGAGCGGGACACCGACACCGAGGAGGACCGCCGCGAGGAGGCCCTGGCCAACGCCCGGACGGCCGCCGCGCTGCCCGAGACGCGGGCCCGGGGCGCCTCCGACGCGCCCGCCTCCGACGACCACGGCTGCACCGCCGGCGGCTCCCTGGCAGGGCACGGGAACGGGCGGATTCCCGAAGGGCTGCTGTGCCCCCTCCCCCAGCCCGGCGAGCGGCTGCGGGCGGACGCGGCGCAGGCCTTCATCGAACTGGACGGGGCTTTCCGGTCAGAGTTCGGCCGCCAGATGTGTGTGGCCGATTCCTACCGCCCCTACCACGAGCAGGTACGCCTGTTCGAGGAGATGCTGCCGGGCATGGCCGCCAAGCCCGGCACGAGCCAGCACGGCCTGGGCGTGGCCGTGGACCTGTGCGGAGGCGTGCACCAGGTCGGCACCCCCGAACACGAGTGGATGCTGGACACCGGGCCGGACTACGGGTGGGACAACCCGGACTGGGCCCGTGGCGGCTTCGAGCCCTGGCACTGGGAGTTCACGGGCTGA
- a CDS encoding GH1 family beta-glucosidase — translation MSNSNEFPEDFLWGAATASFQIEGATTADGRGRSIWDTFCDTPGKVLGGDTGEPADDHYRRYADDVALMKRLNLGAYRFSIAWPRIVPDGSGEVNPAGLAFYDRLVDELLEQGLQPWATLYHWDLPQTLEDAGGWPARDTAYRFRDYAKVVADALGDRVEHWMTLNEPWCASFLGYYDGHHAPGHKDPEAALAATHHLLLGHGLATEAIRSTGRPAKIGMAHNQAVIRPHGPSAEDARAARRADGVRNRLFIDPVLHGRYPADVVQDLAAISDFSFVQDGDLETISVPIDFLGVNYYTPEWVAASAKGLDPDLVSGEGEAWLGAEPEEVHVSQGLPVTHMGWEIDPTGLFDVLQRLAGEGRGIDLYVTENGCAFEDTVSEDGAVHDPDRLAYYEGHLRAAREAIHAGIPLRGYFAWSLLDNFEWAWGYSRRFGLVHVDYDTQVRTVKDSGHWYAELARTGRFPDTTATPAGAGE, via the coding sequence GTGAGCAACAGCAACGAGTTCCCCGAGGACTTCCTCTGGGGGGCGGCCACCGCCTCATTCCAGATCGAAGGCGCCACCACCGCTGACGGCCGCGGCCGCAGCATCTGGGACACCTTCTGCGACACCCCCGGCAAGGTGCTGGGCGGTGACACCGGTGAGCCCGCGGACGACCACTACCGCCGCTACGCCGACGACGTCGCGCTCATGAAGCGCCTCAACCTGGGCGCCTACCGGTTCTCCATCGCCTGGCCGCGCATCGTGCCCGACGGCTCGGGCGAGGTCAACCCGGCCGGCCTGGCCTTCTACGACCGCCTGGTGGACGAGCTCCTGGAGCAGGGCCTCCAGCCCTGGGCCACGCTCTACCACTGGGACCTGCCCCAGACCCTGGAGGACGCCGGCGGCTGGCCCGCCCGCGACACCGCCTACCGCTTCCGCGACTACGCGAAGGTCGTCGCCGACGCCCTGGGCGACCGCGTCGAGCACTGGATGACCCTCAACGAGCCGTGGTGCGCGTCCTTCCTCGGCTACTACGACGGCCACCACGCCCCCGGCCACAAGGACCCCGAGGCGGCCCTGGCCGCGACCCACCACCTCCTGCTCGGCCACGGCCTGGCCACCGAGGCGATCCGCTCCACCGGGCGCCCGGCCAAGATCGGCATGGCCCACAACCAGGCCGTCATCCGCCCCCACGGACCCAGCGCCGAGGACGCGCGGGCCGCCCGCCGCGCCGACGGTGTGCGCAACCGGCTCTTCATCGACCCGGTCCTGCACGGGCGCTACCCCGCCGACGTGGTCCAGGACCTCGCCGCCATCAGCGACTTCTCCTTCGTCCAGGACGGCGACCTGGAGACCATCTCCGTGCCGATCGACTTCCTGGGCGTGAACTACTACACGCCCGAGTGGGTCGCCGCCTCGGCCAAGGGCCTGGACCCGGACCTGGTCAGCGGCGAGGGCGAGGCCTGGCTCGGCGCCGAGCCCGAGGAGGTGCACGTCTCCCAGGGCCTGCCCGTGACCCACATGGGCTGGGAGATCGACCCCACCGGCCTGTTCGACGTGCTCCAGCGGCTGGCGGGGGAGGGCCGCGGCATCGACCTCTACGTCACCGAGAACGGGTGCGCGTTCGAGGACACCGTGTCCGAGGACGGCGCGGTGCACGACCCCGACCGCCTCGCCTACTACGAGGGCCACCTGCGCGCGGCCCGCGAGGCCATCCACGCCGGGATCCCCCTGCGCGGCTACTTCGCCTGGTCGCTGCTGGACAACTTCGAGTGGGCGTGGGGCTACTCGCGCCGGTTCGGCCTCGTCCACGTCGACTACGACACCCAGGTGCGCACCGTCAAGGACAGTGGGCACTGGTACGCGGAACTCGCCAGGACCGGCAGGTTCCCCGACACCACCGCCACTCCTGCCGGCGCGGGAGAATAG